Proteins encoded together in one Telopea speciosissima isolate NSW1024214 ecotype Mountain lineage chromosome 6, Tspe_v1, whole genome shotgun sequence window:
- the LOC122665091 gene encoding endoglucanase 8-like has protein sequence MGWCGLASFFLLLLLLFGDIVMLRVACGEGKQHDYGDALAKSILFFEGQRSGELPSTQRMNWRKNSALQDGFQFGVDLVGGYYDAGDNVKYNFPMAFSTTMLAWSVLEFGEFMDWELQHANEAIRWATDYLLKSTNIQGTVFVQVGDPYADHNCWERPEDMDTPRTVYNVTQQRPGSEVAGETAAALAASSIIYRWSDPSYSQKLLSRAMEVFDFADRNRGSYNDSLGPWVCPFYCDWSGYEDELLWAAAWLCKASNNAYYCNYLVENIHTMGSHQENITNNEQGPISGEFGWDNKDAGINVLISTDSQMRNNESLVNTANWNADNFVCGILPESPTKIVNYSPGGLLFKPGGSNLQHTTAISFLLLVYANQLNQTNAVVKCGNITANSDRLISLVKSQVDYILGNNPMNMSYMVGYGEKFPEKIHHRGSSLPSMDQHPDHIDCKGGTPYFISENPNPNWLIGAVVGGPYPNDTYPDSRYLFVQSEPTTYINAPFVGVLAFFKAHININ, from the exons atgggttgGTGTGGTTTAGcctcattttttttgttgttgttgttgttgtttggggACATAGTGATGCTGAGGGTGGCTTGTGGAGAAGGTAAGCAGCATGATTATGGGGATGCTTTGGCGAAGagcattttattttttgaaggcCAACGTTCAGGAGAGTTACCTTCTACCCAACGAATGAATTGGAGGAAAAACTCTGCTCTCCAGGATGGTTTTCAATTTGGA GTGGATTTGGTGGGAGGATACTATGATGCAGGTGACAATGTGAAGTATAATTTTCCAATGGCATTCTCAACAACAATGTTGGCTTGGAGTGTGTTGGAGTTTGGGGAGTTTATGGACTGGGAACTCCAACATGCCAATGAAGCAATCCGTTGGGCAACAGATTACTTACTTAAATCCACAAACATTCAAGGAACTGTCTTTGTTCAAGTTGGTGATCCTTATGCCGATCATAATTGCTGGGAAAGGCCTGAGGATATGGACACACCTCGAACCGTCTATAATGTTACCCAACAACGCCCTGGTTCAGAAGTCGCCGGGGAGACCGCTGCTGCACTTGCTGCTTCTTCCATTATCTATAGATGGTCTGACCCTTCCTACTCTCAAAAGCTTCTCAGTAGGGCCATGGAGGTTTTTGATTTTGCAGACAGAAACAGAGGATCATACAATGATAGCCTTGGACCATGGGTTTGTCCTTTCTACTGTGATTGGAGTGGCTATGAG GATGAATTGCTCTGGGCAGCTGCATGGTTATGCAAGGCTTCTAACAACGCATACTACTGCAACTATTTGGTAGAGAACATTCACACAATGGGATCCCACCAAGAAAATATTACAAATAATGAACAAGGTCCTATTTCAGGTGAATTTGGGTGGGACAACAAAGATGCTGGCATCAATGTTCTCATTTCTACT GATTCACAGATGAGGAACAATGAATCCCTCGTCAATACAGCCAATTGGAATGCTGACAATTTCGTCTGCGGAATACTTCCAGAATCACCAACAAAAATTGTCAATTACTCCCCAGGTGGGCTTCTATTCAAACCAGGAGGAAGCAACTTGCAACACACAACTGCCAtttcatttctcctccttgttTATGCTAATCAATTGAACCAGACCAATGCTGTTGTCAAGTGTGGTAACATCACTGCGAATTCGGATCGGCTCATATCACTTGTCAAAAGCCAG GTGGATTACATACTGGGTAACAATCCAATGAATATGTCATACATGGTAGGATATGGGGAGAAATTTCCAGAGAAGATACATCACAGAGGTTCTTCTTTACCATCAATGGATCAACATCCAGATCACATCGACTGCAAAGGAGGGACTCCATATTTCATTAGtgaaaaccctaatcccaaTTGGTTGATAGGAGCTGTAGTTGGAGGACCTTACCCTAATGATACATACCCTGATTCTCGATACTTGTTTGTACAATCAGAGCCCACCACATACATTAATGCACCTTTTGTGGGTGTATTAGCCTTCTTCAAAGCTCACATAAATATTAATTAA